The following proteins are encoded in a genomic region of Micromonospora olivasterospora:
- a CDS encoding ATP-binding cassette domain-containing protein, whose amino-acid sequence MSVVLDALSQGYETSTVIDNLSAALQPGITALLGPNGAGKTTLLRTLATVMPPRNGRIYIDGIQVSGEKSARFVRNRIGYLPQEFGFDPKMTVTDFVTYAAWMRGLPAKRWRRSVGEALEMVDLTDRRRSKMGSLSGGMRRRAGIAWAVVGQPRLVLLDEPTVGLDPRQRLQFRKIISGLGETVVVLSTHLIDDVGAVCDRVIVMHGGAARFDGTVAELELLGRDDLPGHSRLERAYMHLLPEGEQQL is encoded by the coding sequence ATGAGCGTAGTACTCGACGCACTTTCCCAGGGCTATGAAACGTCGACTGTCATCGACAACCTGAGCGCCGCACTGCAACCAGGGATCACTGCCCTCCTAGGCCCGAACGGGGCAGGTAAGACCACGTTGCTCCGCACACTCGCGACCGTCATGCCACCGCGGAACGGCCGGATATACATCGACGGCATCCAGGTCTCGGGGGAGAAGTCCGCTCGGTTCGTTCGCAACCGGATCGGCTATTTGCCACAAGAGTTCGGCTTCGACCCGAAGATGACAGTCACCGACTTCGTGACCTATGCGGCCTGGATGCGAGGGCTCCCAGCCAAGCGGTGGCGACGGTCGGTCGGCGAGGCGCTGGAGATGGTCGACCTCACCGACCGCAGGCGGTCGAAGATGGGCAGCCTCTCCGGCGGCATGCGCAGACGTGCCGGTATTGCCTGGGCGGTTGTCGGGCAGCCCCGGCTTGTGCTGCTGGACGAGCCAACGGTCGGGCTGGACCCGCGGCAGCGGCTGCAGTTCCGAAAAATCATTTCGGGGCTCGGCGAGACGGTCGTGGTGCTGAGCACGCACCTCATCGATGATGTCGGAGCGGTCTGCGACCGGGTGATCGTGATGCACGGTGGGGCCGCCCGCTTTGACGGTACAGTCGCGGAACTTGAATTGCTGGGCCGCGACGACCTCCCAGGGCACTCGAGACTAGAGCGGGCATACATGCACCTACTTCCCGAGGGGGAGCAGCAGTTGTGA